The stretch of DNA CTGCTGGGGACGAGCGCTGGCAGCACATTCCGCATTTGTACATTGGCCTTACTGCCCCTACCGTACAGACGGCTGCCCCCTGGCCCGGGCACTCAGTCTTGAGGGTTACGGCCTTTCACCGACTTAAGGGTGTGGTGGTCAGACCAACAGCCCCACCAAAGGCTTTAATTCGGTAGCCGAGCGAGCTCACGACTCGCTCCTGTACGGCTGTCCTGCCCCGGATGGCAAGAGGATCTCCAGGGCAGGGCCTGGAATGATGGAGGCGAACCAAGTCATGCTTTGCCGCCCGCGCTCAGCGTTACTGGGAGCTGCACGGAATCACGTGCAGAGGCCCTCCATCTGGCAGGTTCAGAGATGGCAATCCATTCACACGGACGCGCCACTGGGACAGGTCAGACCGTGTTCGCGCGCGTAAACCTCCCGCAGATGTGGATAACAGGCTGTCAGAGTCACATCCAGATGCAGTTGATCATCCACCTGGGTGACCCAGTCGGATACCGGCTCGTGTTGAAGCTCGTACCACAACTGCCACAGGGCCCAGGACAGTGGATCATCAAGTCCGAGATGCTGGGCCATTTTGGAGGGGCCAGACTTCATGTGGCCCAGCAGTCGGGGCCACACCCCGGGGACAGCCTGAAGGGTCCGGACCGTCAGGTGCACGGTGAAAGGCTGGGGGGCACGCCCACCCATCACCAGGGCCAGAATCTCAGAAGGCATCTTCTCCATCAGTCGCAGGATCTCAGGGGAGGAGTTCACGGACAGACGGTACAGCTCTTGGGTAGGTCTTGACCCCCCGGGAGAACGCCCCGTGCGCTCATCATCAAGAGCCGCCACCTGCCTGCTTGCTCTCGCAAAAAGGAGCTAGCCAGTGTTCACCGCCTGATAGCTGAACACGGTGGTCAACTGTTCGTCGAAGGGCAGGTGGATCAGGGCGCGGCCTTCAATTTTACGCTGCCCCGGGTCCGCTCGACCCAGAACACAACCTGATAGAGACGGTGCTGGCAGATCCCTGGCCTGCAGCAACTAAGCCCCATTTCACGCGGGGTTCTCATCTGTATTATCTGAACGCCGCAGGAGGTTGGTGGCCGCATTCGGGGGCGATATCGTGTCACACACATTTTAAGCATCTGAATTGTCCCCGTCTTTGGAATCAGTCCACTCGGTCATATCCCGCAACAGAACGCTTTCTACTGCAATTCAGCCGTAAGTGCAGTCGCAATAATCACGGCCGAGAGAGCATCTAAATCCCAATATCGCTCGCCCGCATAATCATCGAGCTGTGTTTCATCGGGAGTGACATAGATCTGGGTGCCGCTGCCCCGGCCCTTGAGATAGAAAAGCTCTTCAGGGTGGCGCGCTGCGATGTCGGCAGCGGTCGTCAGCGCACTGGAAAGCTGTTCATCTGTGAGCAATTGAGCCATGCGGACAGCGTCTGGATGCACCTGCTGCCCCGCGAGCAGCAGACCCAACCAGGCACCCCTTGCTTGCCCTGGCGTGATGGTCATATTCCAGTCCCACTTCGGATTTCGTTCACGTCGCCTAGGCCGAGGACAATGACAACGGCAGCGACCTGCGTGGATACATCAGCATCATCCATACGCTGGGCTTGATGCCCCAAAAGCCCCCGGAACACCGGGGGCAATTTTTTTCTATGTATAACTGCTCAGCGCAACCGTCACCCGCACTGGTTGGTACGGGCTCGACCAGTCAGAGACAGCCACCGCGGGCCGCAAACTGGGTCAGGATCGACCGGAGGATGTTCTCATAACCTTTAGCCAGCGAACTCGTGTTCGACCGGGACAGCTCGAACTGACCGGCGGTGAGGGGTTGGCCCCGACACACAGCCCAGGTCGCTTCAAAAGGCCGGACGGTGTTCAGGCCAGTTACAAGCGCCAGCTGCAGCACGTAGGACACGGTCGTTGACCGTTCGATCCGGGTGACGTACTGCACTTCTGGCCAGCCGTCGTGATCCACGTCGCTCAGGCGTACGGCCACCACCGGCGTGTCGAAGTTGGGGGTCACGGGCAGCTGCACCCACAGCTGCTTAAAGCCCTGACCACCCGGCAGGCCCTTGTACAGGTGGAGTTGGGGGATGTTCGGATCCTGTGGTCGGGAACGCAGTGGCGTGTAGACGAGCACATAGGTGCCGCTGCGCAACCTGGCGGCGGCAGAACGCTGGATGGCCGACGCGCTGGGCAGCCGCCGAACCAGCGCTGCGCCTTGCGTGGGCGTCATGTTCTCCACGGTGGTTGGCGCGGGCGCCGGTGGGGACAGTTTGGGCACTGGAGCTGCGGTCGAAGCCCTGCCGCGGGGGACGGCGCAATCGTCGATACCGACCATCCCCTGGGCCCCCAGGCCCCCCAACAGCATTCGCTGGGTGGCGCCCAAGCCTTTGAGGAAGAGGAGCACGGTGCCGCCCAGCGAGCCAGTTTCGGATTCCTTCTTCCAGCCGTTGCGCTGCGCGTAGGACATCAGCAGAGACCGCGCCTGTTGGTCGTTCCGACCCTGCAGCACATGCTGCTCGCACTCCAGGGTTACGCCGTACTGCTTCTCGATGGCGGCGATCACTGGAGCGTTCGGCATGAAGGTGCCCCAAGCAGGTTAAGAAGATCCTGAGCGTGCCCAGCCGACCCCAGCAACAGACTGGCCAGAATGGTGGGGAGGACGGCCCGGCGGGTGCGGGCTTCTCCGAAAGGTTGGGAGCGCGGGAGCGGCGTCATCTGGATGAGAAGCATGACAGCGTGCTCATCCATGACATGGACGCACACTCTCGCTGTTGCGGTCTTCGCCAGCGCCTCGTTCTCCACTGCCCAGACCGTGACGGCCTCTTACATCGGTAGCAAGGCTCCATTCTTGAGCAGCACGTTCTGCCGGACGGCTGCCACCTGCACGGCTGCTGGCAAGGTGACGCTGGCAGTGAGTGAAGGGACAGAAGAGTAATTCATCGTCAAGCCCCGCTTTAAGCAGTTCGGTCAGCCCACCTACACGGTCTTCTTTACCCACAAGAACGGCGTGGTGCGCCGCGCGGGCCTGAGGTACCAGGCTGCCCAGGACTACACTGAGGACGGCGCGTTCGTCCGCGCGTTCCTGAGTTTCGTCATGGGAGTGGACTTGTCGAAGCAAGACGCCTCTCGGGTGGCGAACTGCCTGGCAGTGGTGCGGGGCAAGACCGGGACGTTCTATGTAGACCGCCACGGCGGAATGAGCATGGGTGGGGCGACCGAGAACATCGTGCTGGCGTATGAGTCTGGCGCACCGGTGGACGAATTCTTCCGGGCGCAGCCGGGGGGCCGCCTGGCCTGGGAAGGGTGTTCGTAAGAGGTTCAGTGGCATTCTGGTCAGTTATCCGGATTGAAGCAGGCTCATTTCGCCTCTTCAAAGCCGCACGCCTCTGCTGCTAGAACCGTTGCCGCGTGAATCATAGGAATCCGTGCTGCTGGGAGCCTCAGCACACTCGCATCTCCCAATCAGGAATGCTGCGCGCCGAGCGTCAACATAAAAAACCTCTGGAGCACGCTGGGCCAGTGCCCTGCCGCTCACGACTTTCGCAAAAGGTTTACTACATGTAAGTGAGAGGAATACGATGTTCAGAAAGTTGATATGCCCGAGCCAATAAAGTCAGGTAGACATGATCCAATGGATAAGCTACCCACGTTCGTCGGCGCCAACCATCCTGATGCGCCAAATAGTTGCTGTATTCCAAGAAAGTGAGGCAGAGGTTGGGTCGAGACTCCATAAAAAGGGCAGTGATGCCGTTCTAGCTGTTGTTGCTCCAAAACTTGAGGAGATTGGATTTAAGGTGGAGTTAGGAAAGAAGCATGATCAGAAGATCCGCGTGCCTGTACTTTATGGCATGAATGGAGCTATAGATAAGAGTTTTGATGCCGATGCATTCCATGAGATAGAAAGATTTGTACTTGAAGTAGAGGCAGGGCGTGCCTATACCAATTATCAGTTCCTGAAAGATTTATTCCAGGCCTGCATGATGCATAACGTGGACTATTTTTGTGTCGCTGTACGAAATGAGTACAGAGATACTAAAGATTTCGAGAAGATAAGGACTTTTTTTGACACTTTATACGCAAGTGGGCGTCTTAGTCTTCCGTTACAGGGCATTTTGATCGTTGGGTACTAGACTTCAGGGGAATAGACGATCACGCTTGTTCACCACTTCATGCCTTTAAGAAGACCAGTCACTATTGATACCAGTAAAGATTCGGGTTGCTTTCGGCCAGAATAGCAGTGAAGAATTGCTTCCAGCACGGGGCATTCTTATAAGTGGACTGTTGATGGGAGGTCTGTCAAGAAAAACCCGTCTTGATCCTCGTCGCCATGGCCCAGAAGCGCCCGTGCAGACGTTCAGGATGAGCCTGAGGCGCGTGGTGCGGAACCGGGCTGGCTACTGGATGGAATGGCGAGTGCTTCATCTTTTACCCTTCCCAAGTTCCACTGGTCGCCTGCACCTCTGATCATCTATGAACCACTTCCAGCCAAGCGAATGCCAGCCTGTGACGTTCAGAGCTGCCCTACTTTCTGCAGCGCCGCGGCTCCTGTGCGCTGGTTCCAAAAGATCAGAACCCCACGCAGACTTCACGCCCGTTCGGATGGAGCGCTACGTGCAAAGGCGTGGCGGGAAAGCCCTCCCGCCAGTAAGTTCCTAGCATGTATTCGAAGCCCAACCCCTCGACCACGCCGCGAACCCTGGCCTCCGTCATCCCGTCTCCCAGGGGAACCGCCACCGCGCTCCGGAACAGATCTGCTGGGCAGTCGGGGGCCACCCGGTAAAAAGTGCCCAACGCTGCGATCAGTTGATTCATGACCGTTTGCTTCTCCTGAGGACTGAGCGCCACCCGTGGGGGATCAATGGCCCTCAGACGACCGCGCTCCGCCTGACTGGTTAATATCAGCTGAAATTCTCCTGAGTTGCCTACGCCACGCGAAAACGCCTCCACCACCAGCTCGCCAGCTCGGTAGCTGGACTTGGTTGGATCAGCTGTCCCACCCATGGCATTGTTGACCAGTGTCTGGGTCGCACTTCCCGGAAGCGCCATGCCCAGCACGCTCCGGCTGAGCGCAGTCACCATGCTGGCCTCAGGCGCGAAGAAAAAGTCGTCCTGGTAACGGGCCTCCCAGCGGGCACCCACCACGCGGCCCTGGCGGGTCAGCTCGTAGACGTTCCATCGGTAGTCGCTCTCACTGGCACCGGACGGCAGCAGGGACAGGTGCGTGCGGATATACCCATTCCCGGCCTCCACGCGGCCCTCCACACGGCAGCGGTAAGTCTTACAAAAGTTGGTGGTCTCCAAGCGTTGGGCTGTCCCCAGAATGCCAGCAGCGCTCGCACTAGACGACAGCAGCGACAACACGCACAAGGTTTGCCACCAGAAAGTCTGCATGCCCCAGACTAAGGCACTGTGCCGCTCTTGAAGCCAGCAGACCGAAGTTTTTAGGAAGTGTGACAGGTGCCCACTCGGGCTGCCAATGCTGTTGACTTCGCAGTCCTCTGCCGAAGCGAAAAAAGTTTCATGGGAAGTGCTGTTCGCCGCCCACGTCCTGAGCGTGATCGGATGAAACCGGAGACATCACTCCCAGCCTGAAAAGGCATTGTTGGCCGACTGCCGACTCTCCGTTGCATGACTCAGCTGAGGCCCTGCCCCGGGCTCCGGCTGGCCGCAATCTCACTTAGACTCCGCCCTACGGAAGCTCCTGACGTGTCCCACTCCGCACTGCAACGCCTAGCACAGAGGACAGGCATACCTGACCTGGTGGGACTCTTAGCAGAGCAACTGGCGCCCTCTGAGTTGACTTCCTTGCTGCTCAAGGTTTACCAGGATCAGGGATCGGCCCTGGCCCGCGGTAACCAGACCCACTTCATTTTTCAGGATGACACCCATGCGGGCACGCCTGTTCGTGCCTGCTGCTGACCATGTGCTGAAGGCGCTCTCTCAGATGCACCAGCAACGTAACTAGCGCGAACATCAGCGTCAACACAACGAACCTCTGGCGTAAGCTGGGCCAGTGCGCTGCCGAGTCCGAGCCTGAACTTCAGAACAGACTCATCGTCGGCAACCCGCGCCTGCCACACGGTAAGGGTTCATCAAGAGTGGCAAGTCCTAGAGGGTTGGCAACGTGGCAACCAATAGCGTCAATCTTCCCTTACGCTGGGCGGGATGATCTGGAAGCAGTTCCCACTCACCACCATGCTAGAAGATTTGAGCACAGAAGACGGCAAGCTTTCTGCTTTGCGTCGGATTGCAGACCGTGGCCTCCCCGACGACCTTCTGTTCTTGATCGTTGTTGCCGCAGATGGGGTAGAACCTTGGATCATTCGGGCAGAGGCCTTCCGCTTTCTGCGAGATGTCGACCTAGATTAAGCCACTGCCCGGGCTCGAATGACTGCGGTGCTTCGCTCTGTTCTGGAATCCGAAGAGAACATCACTGTGCAGCAATATGCTGCATTGTGCGTTGGGCCGTACATGAACGACAGGGAATTGCATGAGGTTGTGCAAGCGCTGTTGCTGACCTCGGAAGACTTGCGGTGGAAGGTGATGGACGCCATACGCGAACAGCAGCACTTGTCACCTGAAGTGCAACGAATGTTGGATGACGTCCGGCAAAGCACGACTGACGGGAGCCTGAGCAGCGATATTGCTGATGCCTTACAGCATGGGTCGCGCCCGACTGAATGAGTTGGCGACATGTAAAGTGAATGGCAAGAGTGGATTTAACAGGTCCTGAGAAGCAGATCATTGGCGAAGTGCTTCGTGCGTTTGCCGCCGTTGACTTCGTGCCTGCTGACCTTATGACCACACTCTTTGGCTGTGGCGTACAAGAATTCCAGACCTTGGCTGAAGCCTGGGGAACCACCCATTGGTCGGAGATGACTGAGAACGAGGTCTGGCTCGTTGGCGCCGTCTTCAACACGATCTGCACTTACCCTCACGACAACTGGGCCCAGTGGTATCAGCATGTGCACTGCCCCCGGACTCCTGGGGGCCTTTCCATGAGGGCCACTCTCATCTTCACACCAGTAACTGCTGTACGCTGAGCCCATCCCTGAGGGCGACCCCACCACTAGGAGCACAATCATGACCAACCCTAATACGCCGAGTCTCAACGTCCTCACCCAAATGCTGAGCCACATGACTACCCGCGTCGCGCCGAGTACCGTCGCTGCCGAGCTGCAAAGCGTCACGATGCTGCGTACCCTCCGCGCTGAAGCCCTCGTTGAACTGCGCGAGATTGAGCCTGACGCGGTCACCTATGCCGAAACGCGCGCAGCGTACTACCTGATCCGCGACGAGTCGCTGGGCTACGCAGCTGATGGTGCCAGTCTCGCGCTGACCGGCCTGATCGACGGTCAAGTGCAACACGCCCTGGGCCTCCATCTGGCCCTGGTCGCCCAAGAGTGCCTGACGGCTGGGCAAGCCGCCTAATGGGCCGTACCCCCTACCCCCTGGAGCCAGGCGAGACCAACGAGCTTTACCGAATCCGCATGCACCGCCAAGAGCGGGAGCTGTTTCAGGCGATGAACGCGCGTGAACGTGGCGCCCTAATCCGGCGGGCGTTCGGTCTCGAAGAGCTCCCGGTAATTCCCACGAAAGTAGGGACGCGCAAAAAGAAGACCTGACCCCCGGAATCTCCAGGAGCTTTCTATGAGAACAGCTCTCATCTGTACAGCAGTAACTACTGTACGCTTGTCTTGACTGTAAGAGCGCCCGCCGCTCCTAGCCCACGGCAACAGCGAATCCCCTCAGGAGTACGACATGACCCAACGCAACCCAATTATCCCCGCCCGCCGCCCTGGGGTCTGTCCCGTGACCCAAAAACCATACGAAGCGGGTGCCCAGATCGAGTACACGGTTTTCGGCTGGGCTCTGGTTGGCGCGCAGATCAGCAATGACCCCGACGAGCGCCGCCGCCTGCTTATGCTGGCCGAACCCGGACTCGCTCGCCGCCGCCGTGCCCAGGAGGAAGCGCGGCGGACCGAGGAATTGCGCGAGCTGCAGGTCCACTGGGAGCGCCTTGACTGCGAAAAGGCGGAGCAGGCAGCCCGCCACGCGGCTGAGGTCGCCGGGCGTGAGCAGATGTTGGCGCAGTACGCCGGGGCCATGAAGTTGGCCGGGGAGCTGCTGGCCCTTGTGCCTGCAAAGCTGAACGCTGAGCTGGTGGGAGCCGCCGTGCGCATCGTGATCAAAAGCCGCGGCAAAGAGTTCCTGCTGCTAGCCCGCCCCGCCGCCGCGCCCGCCTGGTGCGCCCACAGTGTGGTGTACACAGAGGTGCCTGGCGCGCACCCGCCCGATTGGGTGCGCGCCCAGCGGGCCGCCGACGCCGCTTACTTGGCGCGCCTGATCGACGACAACCCTACGCCACACACGCTCTGGGCCAACCTGATGAGCATTGCCGCACACTCTCCTAGCGCGCTGCATAAGACCTCCGTGGATACTGCCCTCAAATACCGGGGCGTGCGGGTAGTGATCGCTTCCCTCCAGAACGAGGCCGAAGCGCGCTACGCCCTCTATTTCTACTCCTGAGCCCGACCAGCCCAAAGGTACCGTTCAAGCCGTGCCCGACGAACTCGTGTTGATCGGGGACCTTACGTGCCAGCGCTTCAACTATGAAGAGGATTCTCCCGAAGTGAAGGCGGCTGCTAAGGTACGCCGCCAACCTCACCGGGAGGCTGATCATCTACGCGACGGTAGATTGGTGAGCGCGCCAGCCGCAAAGAAAGCTTCCGCTACACGCGTTTGCACCGATACCGCCTTGATTAGCGCCTGCGGCAGGCCCAGCTCCCCTGCACAGCTGAACTGAAAGTCAGCAATCACCGTTCCAGTCAGCTCAGACAGCGCGCACTCCTGTTCTGCCACCCACCGCAACTGCTGATAGGCCTGGGCGAGACGTTCCAATTTGATCTCCTGCGCCGCTGTCGGCCACAGCCCCAGTTCGTAATGGTGCATCACGGTCGTCTTTCCATGGTGGGTCCTCCCAGCGCCAGAGCGCGGTGAATGGTCCTCTGTAGATAGCCCTCAGCATTGAATTTCGGTCGGTTCAGGGCGCTCGCCCGCAACAGGCGCTCAATCTGGTCGGGATCCTCCGTGTAAAAACGCAGCAACCGCACCGCTGCGAAATCGGCCTCACTGGGTGATGAATAGCGTCCCTCCTCCCCTGCCAGCAGCTGCCTGGCCCGGGTGCCATTGCGCGCGGAGTAGAGCGCCGACAGAACCTCACGGTCCGCAAGTGGACCTTCCCGGGGAACCTTATCCAGCAGCGCGGGCGGACCACTCCCTGCGCCAAAGCCGCACAGGTCCTGCACCTGGGACAGCGTTCCCAACGCCCGACTTCGGCCCCGCAGCGGCCGGGCCGTCGCCGTCACGAATCCCAGGGTCAGCAGCTCCAGGCCGGGCCGACGGCGCGAGGCCGGCAGCGAACCGGACAGCCACAAGTGGATGCCGGAACCAGAGGGCGAGACCTCCGCGTAGCCTGGCAGCCCATCCAGCAGCGCCTGCCGCTTCTGATCCAGCGGACCGTCCAGATCCAGCACGCTCAGACCGTCGCCCGCCCGCAGCACCACGCCGATGCCGCCTGCCCGGTGCTGCCCCGCCAGGTCCAGTGCCTCCGGCCAGGACAGCCCAACCTGGCGGCAGTCCACCGGACTCAGCTGCCCGCGGCGGGGCAGGGACGGGACTTTCCCGATGCCCCCTCCGGCGCGCGGCAGTGCGATCCAAGGCAGCCAGTTCGGCAGTGCCAGGACTTCCAGTGGCAGCGTGCCCTCCAGCTGATGAGGCCGCGGCAGCCCCATCCCTGCGGTCTGAATGGGAGCTGTCGCACCCCGGAATTGTCTCTCGTTGGGTCGTCTGCAGTGTTCATCCGCCTGCATTTCCAGGCTCCTGCGCTTGAATTTATCGTACATCCATACCTCCTGGTCTGCCGTTCTTCCCCACCGACGTGACCCTGTTCTCTCCGCTCCGTGGACCAGCACTGCCAGATGCGGCGCACGGCGGAGGGTGCTGCTGGCGCCACAAGAGAACCTCCACGACTGTTCTCACTCCATAAGCAGCGCACGGTGGGTTAGAGAGTGACGCTAGTGGCGGGTCATGGGTGAGGGCTGTGGACCACCCACCTGGTGGTGCAGAGGCGAGGCTAACTTCCGCTGATGCGTGAACAAGGGGCAGGCAACGAACGCTGGTGGCCGACCAGTTGCACCTGTTGGATCAGGTGTGCCGGAGACGGCCCACGGTGGGTCTGTCGGGAATTCATGGCCGAGGGTGGGCCAGAGAGAACCCGCTGCGGCGATGAGCTGAGAACATGCTGACCATGGGCCGGCCCCAGGTACGCTGGCCCATGCTTCCTCACAGCGGTTAGGCCCAGTGAAGCCGCCTTCTGCCCAGGCTCCAGCGGACGTCCACATCTGCGCCGAACCACCGTTCCTGCATGACAGACTGGCGCATGCACCCCGTTCGCGTGGAGACCGTCGACCTGCTGGCCCTGACACATACCCTGGAGCATGGGCAGGGCTCGGCTCCAGTCACGTATCCCCTCCTGTGGGCAGAGCGCACGGCGTCTGGCCTGCATCTGGGCCGCGCCTTTGTAAACCACCAGCGCATTCAGTTCATGGAGCGGCACATTCTCCCGGAATTGGGCCTGCTGGTGAACCGTTTCACGGGCACCGACTGGATCGCCCACATGTCGTACTACGTAGACGTGGCGGCTATCCTGCCGGGCGAGACCCAGTGGGTGACCCGCGACCTGTATCTCGACCTGTCGGTGGACACCGGCGGTACAGGTGCCGTGCTGGACACCGACGAATACCTTGCCGCCGTGCAGAAGGGCCTGCTCAGCCCTCAGGAAGCCGCGCAGGCCCTCACCGCCCTGCACCGACTGGTAAACGGTGTACTGGCCTGCGGCGGTGTGGACGCGTGGTTGGACCACGAGGGCACGGCGCTAACCTGGCGCGGCGCACCCAGTGCCACTGCTCCCGCACCTCAGCGATGACCCGAGGAGCAGACGTTTGGGGCGCTGGAAAGACCGCCAGGGGAAGGGTGGCCGCGGAACTCAGGCGCCGCGTTACTCGGCCCGCCTGTGCGGCGCGCGGCGGCGCTGGCCCCAAAAGCGGCGCACGAGATTGCGCGCTGCATTGAGATGCACGTCCATGGCGTGACCGTGGGGGCACGTGAACGTCTGCCCCTGGCGGCTGCCCAGGGTATACGCCCGGCACTGGCTGCACGTCAGGCTGGTAAATGCCGGCGACACCCGGACCACCTCAATCCCGCGGCTGTACGCCCGCTGGGGCGCCCAGGAT from Deinococcus sp. QL22 encodes:
- a CDS encoding DUF402 domain-containing protein encodes the protein MTDWRMHPVRVETVDLLALTHTLEHGQGSAPVTYPLLWAERTASGLHLGRAFVNHQRIQFMERHILPELGLLVNRFTGTDWIAHMSYYVDVAAILPGETQWVTRDLYLDLSVDTGGTGAVLDTDEYLAAVQKGLLSPQEAAQALTALHRLVNGVLACGGVDAWLDHEGTALTWRGAPSATAPAPQR